In one window of Leptospira sp. WS92.C1 DNA:
- a CDS encoding DUF1577 domain-containing protein, with protein sequence MNKTKVKNRDLDTIDSPIQRKHIIEKYLLNESLIIKGKDSRISVTIRQYIEDGERILIEFDDELSFSENSMILLYRVLAKYIQIECFFIQNPSSNRAELGVSKIAIAKTNRSYPRYSVTEDAAHVTNINSSKTVIDASLFNIPTLVKVSFEDYKIKLKSHQMGLVEVDVFHSELEDKFDLVKRTKKYFYIGNTSDLKSYKATNENQIDIEAETSEEIASLVRKYKDEKIISEIIYPIIYLNHSRQSIPLGYIWVRNKETALGKETIEKLSEIAKEMVARIKESNTVLSTEKFQILDISNNGISIKITNAHLIQTLPKHTGFVFDIYIRMQGYFKVFGAIRWIAYDSEGNLILGLELVGKSSFPGEREKFHKNVELLGKGTFSGLKSTTVG encoded by the coding sequence ATGAACAAGACCAAAGTAAAAAATAGGGATCTGGATACCATCGATTCACCGATACAAAGAAAGCATATTATAGAAAAGTATCTGTTAAATGAAAGTCTAATTATAAAAGGAAAAGACAGCCGAATTTCCGTAACGATCAGACAATATATAGAAGATGGGGAAAGGATCCTTATAGAATTTGATGACGAACTTAGCTTTAGCGAAAACAGTATGATTTTACTCTATCGTGTTCTCGCAAAATACATTCAGATCGAATGTTTTTTTATCCAAAATCCATCCTCCAATCGCGCAGAGTTAGGGGTTAGCAAAATCGCGATCGCAAAAACGAACCGCAGTTATCCTAGATATTCGGTCACCGAAGATGCGGCTCATGTCACCAACATCAATTCTTCCAAAACGGTAATCGACGCTTCCCTTTTTAACATTCCGACTCTGGTCAAAGTCAGTTTTGAGGACTATAAAATAAAATTAAAAAGTCATCAAATGGGCTTAGTCGAAGTCGACGTATTTCATTCCGAGCTGGAGGATAAATTCGACCTGGTCAAAAGAACCAAAAAATACTTTTACATCGGGAACACATCCGATCTTAAATCCTATAAGGCGACAAACGAAAATCAAATCGATATTGAGGCTGAAACCAGCGAAGAGATCGCTTCACTCGTTCGGAAGTATAAAGACGAAAAAATAATCTCCGAAATCATTTATCCGATCATATATCTCAATCATTCCAGACAATCGATTCCTCTCGGATACATTTGGGTAAGAAACAAAGAAACCGCTCTCGGAAAGGAGACGATCGAAAAATTATCGGAAATAGCAAAGGAGATGGTTGCAAGAATTAAAGAATCCAACACCGTCCTTTCTACGGAAAAATTTCAGATCTTGGACATCTCCAATAATGGAATCAGTATTAAGATCACGAATGCGCATCTGATCCAAACCCTTCCCAAACATACTGGTTTTGTTTTTGACATCTACATACGGATGCAGGGCTACTTTAAGGTTTTTGGAGCCATTCGATGGATCGCCTACGATTCAGAAGGAAATCTGATTTTAGGCTTGGAACTGGTCGGTAAGTCATCCTTTCCGGGCGAAAGGGAAAAATTTCATAAAAACGTAGAACTTTTAGGAAAGGGTACGTTCAGCGGATTGAAATCAACTACCGTCGGATAA
- a CDS encoding AAA family ATPase, whose translation MNPEKSLFLIRGLPGAGKTTVTKSLAENGRYPIFSIDDYFVDPKTKEYNFDYRQNHLAYKNCEENTRKALEKGISKVFVDNTFTLSWEMEPYFQLASNFQYVIFVLTVENYHGGKNIHSIEIDQLKKMASKYRVQLLPKELQD comes from the coding sequence ATGAATCCTGAAAAATCACTTTTTCTGATAAGAGGTTTGCCCGGAGCGGGAAAAACAACCGTCACAAAGTCATTGGCTGAAAATGGGAGATATCCGATTTTTTCCATCGACGACTATTTTGTGGATCCGAAAACAAAGGAATACAACTTCGATTACAGACAAAATCATTTGGCGTATAAAAATTGCGAAGAGAATACAAGAAAGGCTTTAGAAAAGGGGATTTCAAAAGTGTTTGTCGACAATACATTTACTCTTTCCTGGGAAATGGAACCGTATTTCCAGTTGGCCTCGAACTTTCAATACGTGATCTTCGTTCTTACCGTGGAAAACTATCATGGAGGAAAAAACATCCATTCGATTGAAATCGATCAGTTAAAAAAGATGGCTTCCAAATACCGAGTCCAGCTCTTACCAAAAGAACTCCAAGATTGA